GTTAAAATTACTCGCCAATTTATCTGCAATCACATCAAGGGCTACGTCATTATTTGCCACAATAAGCACCGACTCACCGCGCGCCATATGTTCGGCAGCAACAGCAGCAATGGTGTAGCTCTTGCCCGTTCCTGGCGGACCAGATACGCAGCCTAAATCGGCATTGGCAGAGATATGAATAACTTTCTTTTGTGGCGTCGATAATAACCCCGGTAAAAAGTCATATTTAAGTGTTGGGGCTCTGAGTCTTACAGCACGTTTTTCAAACGTTTGGTTAAACAGTTTACAAATAGGAGCTGATTGTTCGTTAGCGCTAATGATACTTTCTAATTCGTGAAGTACACCGCGACTGCTCGATGACCTCTCGACAAAAAGTAGCATCGAAATAGGTAATAAGCGGGGTGTTTCTTGGGTTAATGCTTTTTTAATATCTTGGTGCCCAGCAAGCTTGGGATATTGCAATAACTCTAGTGAGTTTATGTCAATTTGATTACTGCTAAAGTATGAGGTCCAAAAAGATGGTGAATGTATATCTTCATTGATGAGATCTTCTGAAAGCTCATTATCTTCTGGTAGCAATTGTTGCAGCAGGGCTTCATTGATTTCAGTGTCTTCTGTTTGGGCTGAAAAATAGAAATTATTGTTTTGTTGTTCAATGGTGGCTTCATTAAACAGCAGCGGTGAGACAACCGTTTTGAGCTCACCTTTTATAGTGACTTTACCGACAAATAGATATCGTGCGTACAGCAGTATTCTTTCTCTTTGGTACATTGCCACTCGCTTAAGCATTGGCTCAGCAAATTCTTGCGGGATAGGAAAACGAGGTAAAAAACCTGTCCCTAGCTCATCTTGCCCTTCAAGAATGAGACGATCTTCTTGTTTAAACTTGTTCACATTCCAAAGATTGATGGAGGCGCTATCTTCCTTATAACAATCTTTGTAATAGGAAATAATCTGCTGATAACTCAATGGCACAATTCCATTTATTGATGATCCCAAGACAAATTAGACACAATACGGCAAGGCTCGCAGCGAAAATGAAACATGTCTAAAAGTGGCTCATCTAGCTTCCAATCTTTAGATCCACAGCGTGGGCAGGGGCGAGCTAGCTCTGCTTGCAATGATTCGCCGCCCACACGGTATAAGTAATAATAGGTGGGGATATTAGTTAAATATTCTATCCGGCCACGTAAATCCCAACCGCGTCTAAATAAGTCACTGTCCGCTCGAGTGATCTCATCCAAAGCTGCATACTCTGCTTTAGTGGCTGCGGCCATTTGCAGTTCATCGCATGCTTGCCACTCTGTTTGCCATTTTATGATGCGTTTGTGATCGCCATTAAAAGTAGCAGGCAGTTGATAAAGAGGTATTGGTAACAGGTTATCGCCATTACGCAGTGGCGAACACATGTGCACATAACTGGTATACAGCAGTTGCCATGAAGGCGTGTCGGTATTACTAGCTTCTGAATTAATGTCTTGGCCGATAAACTTTTCTCTAGGGGCCAATAGTTTGGCTGCGGTTAAGCCTGCTAAGGTCACTTTTACCCATGGGCTACTGTGACGGTTTGCTAAGCTGGTTTTTTCAGGTAGCAGCAGACGAACTCTAAATTCACCATCATTAAAGGCGACCGCAAATTCACGTCCTAAAATTTGTCCATTAGCTCGTAAGGCTTCAAGAAAAGCGTTAATGGCTTTCTCTACCGTCTCAATAGTCGTATCGGCAAAACATTCAAAGCGTAGTTCGGTGACAAACATCTATTGGTCAGCCTTATTATTGATTATGTTGCTTTGAGCCATATTATTTTGTAATTGGTTTTCTAACTCAGTAACTCGTTGGGTTAGCTGACTAATATGTTGTTGTAGGGTCATAACCTGTTGAATCACTTGAGTAAGATCGGGTTGATCATGTGATGGGACATCGGCTATTGATGGAATGTCTGCTAATTCCGGTAAATGTTGCCACTCAGATTTAGGCAGCGCCTTAAATTGTTGTAAACCTTGGATAAGGGTAGGCATCGGAATGCTATTGCCTAAACGACTTTTTATCAGGGCCAAGCTGGGCGTATGCCCATTGTTAGCAATTGATTTTGCTGCGGCAAGTACTTGTTCAATTGGACTCATTGTTGGTTTAATTCCTTAATTCCATATAGTGAGATTAACTAATTTCTTGTTGAGTTAAAACATAAAGCTATATAAATCAGTATATTATTTTATGGCACGATTTTGGCTTAAAGGATCTGTAAATACAATGCGGATTTTATTTTAACAAAAAGGATGCAACATGAAATTAAAACTTATCGCAGCGGCATTAATTGGCGCTACATCACTAGGATTAAGTGGTTGTGTTATTAGTGTCGGAGACCATGAATCGGGTAAAAGTGCTGATTATTGGCAAGTGCAACAAGATAAAAATCGTGATCTGTTGAGCAAATTGTCTATGGGAATGAGCAGTGATCAAGTCACAACCTTAATGGGAACGGCTGATTTTAGTGAAGCTTATACCAAGTCGGCTCAAAATAATGCAGAGCAATCCATCAAAGTGTTGTTTTATCGTACCCAATGGGCAGAAGGCGATGGTAAAACAACCAAAGATGAATGCACGCCAATTGTGTTCAAAGATGACGTTTTAGTGGGCTGGGGTGATACCGCCTACAGACAGCACTAATTGCCGAGTGAGGTTATCCGACATTAAGTGTTAATTACAATTTAGCTCGCATCATCACGTCCAATTGGTCAATCACTTCTGACCATTGGGCGTCTTGTAATAATGCCTCTTTTAAAAATGCTTTTTGACCTGAATTCCAGCAATCGGCATCAGTAATTAATGTGTGTTTATCCAGTTTGTTTTGGATAACAAAGTCGTCGATTCCCTCTTGATCGTGAGGCAAACCTAATTGCTTAAATAAGTGACTTAAATCATTTGATGTAGTGTCCATTTGGCGCATTCCTTATGATGGTTAGATAAACAATTTTAGTATCCGTCTTGATGAGATAAATTGCAAACAACTGACACTCACAATCGCTAACAGGCAAAATGGGTAAACAAAACTTGTACAATGTTTCAAACTTGTTAAGTTAAGTTTAGCGAGTTAACCAACAAGGAATAATAATGGACAATAACACCTTGGAAACTTTACGTGCAGTATATTTGACGGCAGAAGACTTACGAGTCGCAGCTTCTATTCTTTATAACGCTTATCATGATGATCCCTATTTTATCGAGGTACTTGGGCAAGATGACAATCAACAATACGAACAGAAACTTCGCGCGGCGATTCGTGAAGAGTTAAATGAACTGTGGCAACAAGAACAACCTTTAATTGGCTTATTTGACGGTGACCGTTTAATTGGAGTTGCCTGTGTGATTACGCAACAAGTACCTTTGGGTGAGGGGCGTTATTGGCATTGGCGTTTTAAAATGATGTTGGGTACAGGATGGAAATCAACTCAAGGGTTAATGCAAAAAGAGACCTGCATTTTAGAACATCTTCCTTCGCAAAAATGCGGGGTTTTGCAATTTATTGCCTTATCCCCCAATGAGCAGCAAAAAGGTTATGGTGCCAAGTTAATTCAAGCGGTATTGAGTTGGTGTGATGAGCAACCTGGGCTTGATGGCATTGGGGTATTTGTGAGTAACTCTTCGCACCATCAAGCATTCGTGAAACAAGAATTTGTCAGCATTGCCACTGTGAGTATTGGCAATATTGAAGGTGAAATATTGTTTTACAGTAAGGCATAGTGTCTAAAATGAAAATAATCTAATACTAACAGAGCATACCATTAGCGAGTTGTTAATAAGGAGTGAGTAATGGAACCTAAGCGTTATTCTTCATTTGCAGAGTTTTATCCATTTTATCTGTCGCAACATCAAGATCCCGTTTGTCGAAGACTGCATTACATTGGCAGTAGCATTATTTTAGTGATCATTATTAACACTTTGATTAACCAACATTGGTGGCAGTTATTGTGGTTGCCGGTAGTCGGTTATGGTTTTGCATGGTTAGGGCATTTTATATTTGAAAAAAATCGCCCCGCAACATTCACTTATCCGCTATACAGCTTATGGGCAGATTGGGTCATGTTTGGTCAAATGAT
The nucleotide sequence above comes from Shewanella sp. Arc9-LZ. Encoded proteins:
- a CDS encoding Zn-ribbon-containing protein is translated as MFVTELRFECFADTTIETVEKAINAFLEALRANGQILGREFAVAFNDGEFRVRLLLPEKTSLANRHSSPWVKVTLAGLTAAKLLAPREKFIGQDINSEASNTDTPSWQLLYTSYVHMCSPLRNGDNLLPIPLYQLPATFNGDHKRIIKWQTEWQACDELQMAAATKAEYAALDEITRADSDLFRRGWDLRGRIEYLTNIPTYYYLYRVGGESLQAELARPCPRCGSKDWKLDEPLLDMFHFRCEPCRIVSNLSWDHQ
- a CDS encoding DUF3192 domain-containing protein; translated protein: MKLKLIAAALIGATSLGLSGCVISVGDHESGKSADYWQVQQDKNRDLLSKLSMGMSSDQVTTLMGTADFSEAYTKSAQNNAEQSIKVLFYRTQWAEGDGKTTKDECTPIVFKDDVLVGWGDTAYRQH
- a CDS encoding DUF2789 domain-containing protein, which encodes MDTTSNDLSHLFKQLGLPHDQEGIDDFVIQNKLDKHTLITDADCWNSGQKAFLKEALLQDAQWSEVIDQLDVMMRAKL
- a CDS encoding GNAT family N-acetyltransferase, with amino-acid sequence MDNNTLETLRAVYLTAEDLRVAASILYNAYHDDPYFIEVLGQDDNQQYEQKLRAAIREELNELWQQEQPLIGLFDGDRLIGVACVITQQVPLGEGRYWHWRFKMMLGTGWKSTQGLMQKETCILEHLPSQKCGVLQFIALSPNEQQKGYGAKLIQAVLSWCDEQPGLDGIGVFVSNSSHHQAFVKQEFVSIATVSIGNIEGEILFYSKA
- a CDS encoding DUF962 domain-containing protein, which gives rise to MEPKRYSSFAEFYPFYLSQHQDPVCRRLHYIGSSIILVIIINTLINQHWWQLLWLPVVGYGFAWLGHFIFEKNRPATFTYPLYSLWADWVMFGQMIRRLWRK